The genomic window AACATTTTTTAGGATCCTCGTGTCTTGGACGGAATGTTGCCTTACATGACGAACTACTACGGAAATCCACATTCTCGCACTCATGCATATGGTTGGGAATCTGAGAAGGCCGTAGAAACGGCACGAGAACAGGTGGCAAAGTTAATTGGTGCAGAGCCAAAAGAGATCATTTTTACATCAGGAGCTACAGAGAGTAATAATATTGCGGTTAAAGGTGTCGCTAGGTATGAATACttactttttcttaaaagcATGAATTAAGTTTCCAAATTCAATTCGTATAATTTGTAAATACTGTGCTGGAAAGAAGACACCTTATCATACACacccttatttttatttcgaattatttcaaagattctACGCAAGTAAGAAAAAGCACGTGATTACTACACAAACAGAACACAAATGTGTGCTGGACTCTTGCCGTGCTTTGGAGAATGAAGGTTTTCGAGTGACCTATTTGCCTGTTAAATCAAATGGTATTATTGATATTAAGCAACTGGAAGAATCTATGACACCGGATACATCATTGGTGTCCATTATGACTGTAAACAATGAAATTGGTATGATTATGACTATATAGCGCTACTGAAAATACATACCATAAATTATTcacatattataatttttcttattcagGCGTGAAACAGCCGATTGCTGAAATCGGTGAACTTTGCCGTTCACGCAAAGTATTCTTCCACACAGATGCAGCACAGGCTGTAGGCAAAATTCCCATCGACGTAAATGCAATGAACATTGATTTAATGTCAATATCTGGACATAAAGTGTATGGTCCAAAAGGAATTGGAGCAATTTATGTGCGTCGTAGACCACGTGTTCGCCTTGAACCAATTCAAAGTGGAGGTGGGCAAGAACGTGGTCTACGTAGCGGCACTGTACCCGCACCACTTGTTGTTGGATTTGGAATTGCATGCGATCTAGCTTTAAAAGAAATGGACtatgataaaaagtggattgATTTCCTTTCGAAACGCTTGTATGACAGAATCACTAGTGCTTTGCCTCATGTCATCCGTAACGGTGATGCCAAGCAGACTTATAGTGGTTGCTtgaatttatcttttgcctaCGTTGAGGGCGAATCTTTGTTGATGGCCCTGAAAGATGTTGCTCTATCTAGCGGCTCAGCTTGTACTTCAGCGTCATTGGAGCCTTCCTATGTACTGCGTGCAATTGGCACCGATGAGGACTTGGCACATAGTTCAATaaggtaaaaatatatatattaatagtaTTTCAATAAGTCAACACGACAGCTACTGCACTAAAACAGAAGATTAtggaaagtttttttgtttgtttatttgtctGTGCAATGAATAACTCAAGTATATTTACGATATCTCAAGGGAACCTGGAACATAACGTTGCTTTTTGAAATTACCATCGTTGGTTATATGATAACAACATCCACTTTCCATTTAAACAATTTTCGCAGAAGCGTGACTTTATGAAACCAAAAACGTATTACATCAAACCTGATATTAAGCAGATAAACCGCTCACacctttcataaataaattcatatgtttcaatttaaaatttgttttccaggTTTGGAATTGGTCGCTTTACCACCATTCAGGAGGTTGATTACACCGCCGACAAATGTATCAAACACGTCGAACGTTTGCGCGAAATGTCTCCATTGTGGGAAATGGTACAAGAAGGCATtgacttaaaaaatattcaatggtCACAGCACTAGTTTAACTGAGCTGCAACCATTGTGTCAGAACTGTATTGTATTGTACCTATAAGAGTTCGGCTAATGCCCTCGTTATATGCcgattttgtattgaaaatgtgtgaaaatttggaatattgGAACGATGCTGCTTTATTTTTCGTAATATTTCATAGATCGTATTAAGgagtgaaacaaaataaaatattggaaaGAGATTTAAAGTCGTATTTAATGTGAAAAAGAACTTCTCGCTTATccttcccacgacagtcggttctatgtaacCGGAACGCCCCGGATTTAtaaccggccaaggactgtcacttcagcagcattcctcgtatatgtatgaggaatgtttatactgctacaacaacaaaattcatcGCTTATAAATTCGGTCCCGTGTGGTGCCAAATTCGAGAAAATCTTATTTGTATTTGGTGCAATACTCTTCATTATAATGCGACGAGATTTGTAAAAATCAATTTCTGATCATCTCAGTCGTTTGCCACAGTTGGATGTTATAAATGGTATGcataccatatacatatatgtaagtactatATATCCTATTTGTGAAATGCATCTTGGTGTTTCCCACAAATAAGAGGGCTTACAGTATTATGCCGGCAGAtaaggagccttttcatggctgaaatgcaCTCAGAGGTTTGATATTGCCAGGGGAAGAGCGAATTTTAATAGAGACAACTTTTTCTAACATTTAGTGTTTCATGACCGAGATTTCGAACCCGTGCACTACCTAATGGTAGTTAGGCACATTCCCACGTCTGTcaattctacgttaccggagcgAGCCgggtttatatccggccaagaactgtcactctgGCAGCATACCCAGTACATACATGtgtaatatttatgctgctacaacaactacGCAGTCGCCATACACGCATACCTCCTCTGAgatattaattcaataaattccAAGTTACATGCTCTACATAAGGATATGATTGGCTTAGTGCCtctaactaattaaaaattgcATCAAGCAATCATTGCTTTTCTAAACGAATTACTGTACGCATgcatgtataattttttttatattataagaaATGCTCATTTGTgatcttttaaaatttaatggcaatttatgcaaatatgtgaaAACATTGTTTTCGTATGCGGAATACTACCACGTAACACCTAAATGTAATCGTATAATATAAgcaacaaatatgtacatatacacatacatatgcatgtttttGCACCGGCTTAACAGAAAACGTCAATTAATTATACATAGTTGCACATAGTGAAAAGTTGAAGGGTGAAGAGCCA from Anastrepha ludens isolate Willacy chromosome 5, idAnaLude1.1, whole genome shotgun sequence includes these protein-coding regions:
- the LOC128865317 gene encoding cysteine desulfurase, mitochondrial codes for the protein MLQLFGRVPKNVFAPNILLTNQGGSNVGLPSSCVCLYNRFNSTVTQPASVSEEFRQKQKRFNIKADHVEGRPLYLDAQATTPLDPRVLDGMLPYMTNYYGNPHSRTHAYGWESEKAVETAREQVAKLIGAEPKEIIFTSGATESNNIAVKGVARFYASKKKHVITTQTEHKCVLDSCRALENEGFRVTYLPVKSNGIIDIKQLEESMTPDTSLVSIMTVNNEIGVKQPIAEIGELCRSRKVFFHTDAAQAVGKIPIDVNAMNIDLMSISGHKVYGPKGIGAIYVRRRPRVRLEPIQSGGGQERGLRSGTVPAPLVVGFGIACDLALKEMDYDKKWIDFLSKRLYDRITSALPHVIRNGDAKQTYSGCLNLSFAYVEGESLLMALKDVALSSGSACTSASLEPSYVLRAIGTDEDLAHSSIRFGIGRFTTIQEVDYTADKCIKHVERLREMSPLWEMVQEGIDLKNIQWSQH